The following coding sequences are from one Methanobacterium petrolearium window:
- a CDS encoding nitroreductase family protein has protein sequence MKDADFYPIIFRRKSIRTYDPTPLDEDILGNIKDQITSLKPLYNDIEVDFKIISQSDVNSRMMKKAPHYIAAFSEAKEKHTEEGYKTNIGFILQQMDLFFSANGLGSCWQGIPKPRKKVLESSDLEFIILMAFGNPKETLHRNNILEFKRKPLQKICKISDSGVDEILEAARLAPSAINSQPWFFTRNNHVINVHSFKPNIIRAIIMKKYIPIDMGIALYHLKVGAEHFGKTVEIVFDENAKNNTPNGYNYVISLKMD, from the coding sequence ATGAAAGATGCTGATTTTTACCCAATTATATTCAGGCGAAAATCCATTAGAACGTACGATCCAACTCCCCTTGATGAAGATATATTAGGGAATATTAAAGACCAAATCACTTCTTTGAAACCATTGTACAATGATATTGAAGTAGATTTCAAAATTATATCGCAAAGTGATGTTAATTCCCGCATGATGAAGAAAGCCCCTCATTACATAGCAGCTTTTTCAGAGGCCAAAGAAAAACATACTGAAGAAGGATATAAAACTAACATTGGTTTTATTCTACAGCAGATGGACCTTTTCTTTTCAGCTAATGGTTTAGGTAGCTGTTGGCAGGGAATACCAAAACCACGTAAAAAAGTCTTGGAAAGTTCAGATCTTGAATTTATAATTTTAATGGCCTTTGGAAATCCTAAAGAAACCTTACACCGTAACAATATTCTGGAATTCAAGCGAAAACCTCTCCAAAAGATTTGTAAAATTAGTGACAGTGGCGTTGATGAAATTCTGGAAGCAGCCCGTCTGGCACCCTCTGCAATCAACAGCCAACCCTGGTTTTTTACTAGAAATAATCATGTGATCAATGTTCATTCTTTTAAGCCCAACATCATAAGAGCGATAATAATGAAAAAATACATTCCCATTGATATGGGCATCGCACTTTACCATTTAAAAGTAGGGGCAGAACATTTTGGTAAGACTGTAGAAATTGTTTTTGACGAAAATGCAAAGAATAACACTCCAAATGGATACAATTATGTGATTAGTTTGAAAATGGATTAA
- a CDS encoding ATP cone domain-containing protein, producing the protein MTNVVKKKGKIEPFNSNKIKGALQKATIDAGYTVEEKKDIINQVLFNINKKLDEEKEIKSETIKMCLLTELDKCEPYIAKSWRRFDTKYKSR; encoded by the coding sequence ATGACGAATGTTGTAAAAAAGAAAGGTAAAATAGAGCCTTTTAATTCTAATAAAATTAAAGGTGCCCTACAGAAGGCAACCATTGATGCAGGATACACTGTTGAAGAAAAAAAAGACATCATCAACCAAGTGTTATTCAACATCAATAAAAAGTTAGATGAAGAAAAAGAAATTAAAAGTGAAACCATCAAAATGTGCCTTTTAACAGAATTGGACAAATGTGAACCGTATATCGCTAAATCATGGAGAAGATTCGACACTAAATATAAATCCAGATAA
- a CDS encoding AIM24 family protein, which translates to MFCPSCGTEVESGKFCPNCGATIESVEKKPEITQTPETQPSVTPAGGATKKYSIEEFVTKTQEKTGTGEMFELENDYLLNINVNGRVWSKKGAMVAYSGDLKFKKEGTFEHGLDKFVKKAVTGESSTLMKMEGNGKVYLADYGKKVVILNLQNERIYVKGNDLLAFEDQIDWDITMMSTGVGLSSGAGLFNVKLEGTGMVAITTYFTPITLVVTPDEPVFTDPQATVAWSGGLNPSVKTDIGFKTLLGKTSGEEFQLQFQGNGFVIVQPYEEGMQY; encoded by the coding sequence ATGTTTTGTCCGAGCTGCGGAACCGAAGTTGAAAGTGGAAAATTTTGCCCAAATTGCGGTGCGACCATAGAAAGTGTTGAAAAAAAGCCTGAAATTACTCAAACCCCTGAAACCCAGCCTTCAGTCACTCCTGCTGGGGGAGCTACCAAAAAATACAGTATTGAAGAGTTTGTCACCAAAACCCAGGAGAAAACTGGTACTGGGGAAATGTTTGAACTTGAAAATGATTACTTATTAAATATCAATGTAAATGGCAGAGTTTGGTCAAAAAAAGGAGCAATGGTTGCTTATAGTGGTGATTTAAAATTCAAAAAAGAGGGAACCTTCGAACACGGCTTGGATAAATTTGTTAAAAAAGCAGTAACCGGAGAATCATCCACTCTCATGAAAATGGAAGGTAACGGGAAAGTTTACCTGGCAGATTACGGTAAAAAAGTGGTGATCTTGAACCTTCAAAATGAAAGAATATATGTGAAGGGAAATGATTTACTGGCCTTTGAAGATCAGATTGACTGGGACATAACCATGATGAGTACCGGTGTGGGACTTTCCAGTGGAGCGGGACTATTCAATGTAAAATTAGAAGGAACCGGGATGGTGGCCATAACCACTTATTTCACACCAATAACCTTGGTGGTGACTCCAGATGAACCAGTATTCACCGATCCTCAGGCAACCGTAGCCTGGTCCGGTGGTTTAAACCCATCTGTTAAGACGGATATTGGATTTAAAACTTTATTAGGAAAAACTAGTGGTGAAGAATTCCAATTACAGTTCCAGGGCAATGGATTTGTAATTGTTCAGCCGTACGAAGAGGGTATGCAATACTAA
- the pscS gene encoding O-phospho-L-seryl-tRNA:Cys-tRNA synthase, whose product MKCQDYSLNRQTERNNLNLNPLQRGGVLPPESREALYEFSDGYSVCDYCSGRLDEIPKPSIDSFLEDMARFINVDQVRTVHGAREGKFAVMHALCQPGDTVVMDGNAHYTSHLAAERNNLNIVEVPSTGEPEYRIDPVAYQEVLDNLDDQGEDVSLVLLTHVDGDYGNLTDARAIGKIAHDAGIPFLLNCAYSMGRMPIDAKNLNTDFIVGSGHKSMAASGPIGILGVKEEWADLIFKRSGRHQVKELEMMGCTSRGAPIATLMASLPYIIDRVSKWDVELQKTLYFVSEMEKIGGVKQIGVRPTQHDLVRFETPFFHSIADKHPRKGFYLYEELKKKKIVGIKRGQTQWFKCSVYGFSQEQVHYIAHSFAEIASNFRKMAD is encoded by the coding sequence ATGAAATGTCAGGATTACTCCCTAAATCGGCAGACAGAAAGGAATAACCTTAATCTTAATCCCCTCCAGCGTGGTGGGGTGCTTCCTCCTGAATCACGTGAAGCGCTATACGAATTTTCAGACGGGTACAGTGTCTGTGACTACTGCTCAGGTCGCCTGGACGAAATACCCAAACCATCCATAGACAGTTTTTTAGAGGATATGGCCCGTTTTATTAATGTAGATCAGGTTAGAACTGTTCACGGGGCAAGGGAGGGTAAATTTGCAGTGATGCATGCCCTTTGCCAGCCTGGAGATACTGTGGTAATGGATGGTAACGCCCATTACACCAGTCACCTGGCAGCTGAGCGTAACAACCTTAACATTGTGGAAGTTCCCAGTACTGGAGAACCAGAATACCGAATAGATCCAGTGGCTTATCAGGAAGTCCTTGACAACCTCGATGATCAGGGTGAAGATGTGAGTCTGGTGCTTTTAACTCATGTGGATGGTGACTATGGTAACCTAACTGATGCCCGGGCTATTGGGAAAATTGCACATGATGCAGGAATTCCTTTCCTCCTGAATTGTGCATATTCCATGGGAAGGATGCCCATTGATGCCAAAAACTTGAATACAGACTTCATAGTGGGAAGTGGACATAAAAGCATGGCAGCATCAGGACCTATAGGTATTCTGGGAGTTAAGGAAGAGTGGGCAGATCTGATATTTAAAAGATCAGGTAGACATCAGGTGAAGGAACTGGAGATGATGGGATGCACCAGTAGGGGAGCGCCCATTGCAACGTTAATGGCATCTTTACCATATATTATAGACAGAGTGAGTAAATGGGATGTTGAATTACAAAAAACACTCTATTTTGTCTCGGAAATGGAAAAAATAGGAGGGGTGAAACAGATTGGTGTGCGACCCACACAACATGATCTAGTACGATTTGAAACCCCATTTTTCCACAGTATAGCTGATAAACATCCTCGAAAGGGTTTTTATCTTTATGAAGAGCTTAAAAAGAAGAAAATTGTTGGTATTAAGCGAGGGCAAACCCAGTGGTTTAAATGCAGTGTTTATGGGTTTAGCCAGGAGCAGGTACATTATATTGCACATTCCTTTGCTGAAATTGCTTCTAACTTCAGGAAAATGGCTGATTAA